A window of the Virgibacillus pantothenticus genome harbors these coding sequences:
- the bshA gene encoding N-acetyl-alpha-D-glucosaminyl L-malate synthase BshA, with protein MKKIGITCYPSVGGSGVIATELGMLLAERGNEVHFITSSLPFRLNHIHPRIFFHEVELSHYPVFQYPPYDLALAAKMAEVINREKLDILHVHYAMPHAISALLARDIADHKVKIVTTLHGTDITVLAIDDIFKNMITHAIHQSDAVTAVSNHLAAHTKQMLNVKQNIHVIYNFVNEQEYYPKPLLSIKEQYGIKPTEKVIAHISNFRKVKRLPDIIRTFDLIHKQTDSKLLLIGDGPECGTAMELVQDLGIEQNVLFLGKQKNVNDLLRISDLKLLLSEKESFGLVLLEAMACGVPCIGTNVGGIPEVIDHEKTGFLVDLAAIEQAASYAIQLLTDRELWKSFSNHAIKRVKDHFHSTHIVEQYEQLYDQLLSTP; from the coding sequence ATGAAAAAAATTGGAATTACCTGCTATCCTAGTGTAGGCGGATCAGGAGTTATTGCAACCGAACTCGGAATGTTACTTGCTGAAAGAGGCAATGAAGTTCACTTTATAACTTCTAGCTTGCCGTTTCGGTTAAATCATATTCATCCAAGAATTTTTTTTCATGAAGTTGAGTTAAGTCATTATCCCGTGTTTCAATACCCACCATATGATCTTGCATTAGCTGCAAAAATGGCTGAGGTGATTAACCGAGAAAAATTGGACATATTACATGTCCACTACGCTATGCCACATGCCATCAGTGCCCTATTAGCAAGAGACATTGCAGATCATAAGGTGAAGATTGTGACAACGTTGCATGGAACAGATATTACTGTGTTAGCAATTGATGATATTTTTAAAAATATGATTACACATGCTATTCATCAATCAGATGCAGTGACAGCGGTATCGAACCATTTAGCAGCTCATACGAAACAGATGCTAAACGTAAAGCAAAATATACATGTTATCTATAACTTTGTTAATGAACAGGAGTATTATCCAAAACCATTATTATCGATTAAAGAGCAATATGGGATTAAACCGACAGAAAAAGTTATCGCTCATATTTCTAATTTTCGCAAGGTAAAGCGGCTCCCAGATATAATTCGTACGTTTGATCTTATTCATAAGCAAACAGATAGTAAGTTATTGCTTATCGGGGATGGCCCAGAATGCGGTACCGCCATGGAGCTAGTACAAGATTTAGGAATCGAGCAAAACGTGTTATTTTTAGGCAAACAAAAAAACGTTAATGATTTATTGCGAATTAGCGATTTAAAATTATTGCTATCAGAAAAAGAAAGTTTTGGTCTTGTCTTATTGGAAGCAATGGCATGTGGCGTCCCGTGTATCGGCACAAACGTTGGTGGGATACCAGAAGTAATTGACCATGAAAAGACAGGGTTTCTTGTTGATTTAGCAGCGATTGAGCAAGCTGCTTCGTATGCTATTCAATTATTGACAGATCGTGAGTTATGGAAAAGCTTTTCCAACCACGCTATAAAAAGGGTGAAGGATCATTTTCACTCGACTCATATTGTAGAGCAATACGAGCAATTATATGATCAGTTGCTTTCTACCCCATAG
- a CDS encoding biotin--[acetyl-CoA-carboxylase] ligase: MDKMQSTRNQLIQLLAKNKEDYISGQALSEELNISRSAIWKHMKELEKDGYEIEAKSKRGYRIVSYPEKISENTVRWGLETKWLGKNVIHREVTSSTQIIAHNAAKEHKGHGTIVIADEQTSGRGRMNRDWHSKKGDGMWMSMILQPSLPPYLAPQLTLLTAVALAETIEELTGLTPSIKWPNDILFDNEKKCAGILTELQAEQDQIQYVIIGVGLNINQESKDWPEEVQQRATSLQIETGKQWSIKQIMQHFLKHFEILYDTYMQQGFLAVKTKWEAYGFKMGERITIRQLDRHRQAVFYGLADDGALLIKNDNGSVERLYSGEIDWFHKAD, translated from the coding sequence ATGGATAAGATGCAATCCACCCGCAATCAATTAATTCAATTACTTGCAAAAAATAAGGAAGATTATATATCTGGACAAGCGCTATCTGAGGAATTAAATATTTCTCGAAGTGCTATTTGGAAGCATATGAAGGAATTGGAGAAAGACGGATATGAAATAGAAGCAAAATCTAAGCGAGGTTATCGAATTGTCAGTTATCCGGAAAAGATATCTGAAAACACCGTCCGCTGGGGATTAGAAACGAAGTGGCTTGGTAAAAATGTCATTCACCGTGAAGTGACCAGTTCCACACAAATTATTGCGCACAATGCTGCTAAGGAACATAAAGGACATGGAACGATTGTTATTGCTGATGAACAGACTTCAGGCAGAGGTAGAATGAACCGGGATTGGCATTCAAAAAAAGGCGATGGTATGTGGATGAGTATGATCTTACAACCGTCTTTGCCTCCTTATCTCGCGCCACAGTTAACGTTATTAACAGCTGTAGCGCTAGCTGAAACCATTGAAGAGCTTACAGGGTTAACACCAAGCATTAAATGGCCGAACGATATCCTGTTTGACAATGAGAAAAAATGTGCAGGGATCTTAACGGAGTTGCAAGCGGAACAAGATCAAATCCAATATGTTATTATTGGTGTCGGTTTAAATATTAATCAGGAAAGTAAAGATTGGCCGGAGGAAGTACAACAAAGAGCAACTTCCTTACAAATCGAAACCGGAAAACAATGGTCGATCAAGCAAATTATGCAACATTTTTTAAAGCATTTTGAGATCCTTTATGATACGTATATGCAACAAGGCTTTTTAGCTGTTAAAACAAAGTGGGAAGCTTATGGGTTTAAAATGGGGGAGCGTATAACGATCCGCCAATTAGACCGACATCGCCAAGCTGTTTTTTATGGATTGGCTGATGATGGTGCACTATTAATAAAAAATGACAATGGAAGTGTAGAACGATTATATTCTGGAGAAATTGACTGGTTCCATAAAGCAGATTGA
- a CDS encoding nucleotide pyrophosphohydrolase, producing MTNPIYTTQEIQERVDRYIGQFKEGYFSPLSLMARLTEETGELAREVNHYYGEKPKKETEKEKTMEEELGDIIFVLTCFANSLDIDLSDAFHTAITKIETRDKNRWTKKDPST from the coding sequence ATGACAAATCCAATATATACGACACAAGAAATTCAGGAACGAGTAGATCGCTATATCGGGCAATTTAAAGAAGGATATTTTTCTCCTTTAAGCTTAATGGCCCGTTTAACGGAAGAAACTGGTGAATTAGCTAGAGAAGTTAATCATTATTATGGTGAAAAGCCTAAAAAGGAAACGGAAAAAGAAAAAACAATGGAAGAAGAACTTGGCGATATTATTTTTGTCCTCACATGCTTTGCTAATTCATTGGATATTGATTTATCCGATGCTTTTCATACAGCAATTACTAAAATTGAAACGAGAGACAAGAATCGCTGGACAAAAAAAGATCCATCTACATAA
- a CDS encoding CCA tRNA nucleotidyltransferase has protein sequence MLAKPFRKAQPILEKIAAHGYSVYFVGGCVRDFLLHRPIGDIDIATSAKPDALQNMFPAVIPVGIEHGTVIIRHEGESYEVTTFRVDGTYSDQRHPDAVTYVQSIDKDLERRDFTINALAMDLEGNIIDLFNGRHDLNHRVIKTVGNGEERFREDPLRIIRALRFSSQLGFTIHPTTIEHILKVKHEMKGLAVERITKEFAKLFAGDFVQQGLAYVVDLNIYQHLPVFEKAPSLIQQLPKKIQPLPYFHEVLVLFHFLDRTIALSTWVKAWKCSNKHKNAASVLIRQLDELQTNGLTPWLVYQLPESLYNGFIRLVNCLCSEQDISLEQLVQIEQTLPIQSRTDMQMNGRDIVALFPRYKKGPWIEQLLHRLEQQIVAGQLPNDYYTIKEWIRCNPPAIN, from the coding sequence GTGTTAGCAAAACCTTTTCGTAAAGCACAACCGATATTGGAAAAAATCGCAGCTCATGGATATAGCGTCTATTTTGTAGGAGGCTGCGTGAGAGACTTTTTGCTTCATCGTCCCATTGGTGATATAGATATTGCAACATCGGCAAAACCAGATGCATTACAGAATATGTTTCCTGCGGTCATTCCAGTAGGGATTGAACATGGAACGGTAATCATTCGCCATGAAGGTGAATCATATGAAGTAACTACCTTTCGGGTTGATGGAACCTACTCTGATCAACGCCATCCAGACGCCGTGACCTATGTCCAGAGTATTGACAAGGATTTAGAAAGAAGAGATTTTACCATTAACGCTCTTGCTATGGATCTAGAAGGGAATATCATTGATCTGTTTAATGGAAGACATGACTTAAATCATCGGGTGATTAAAACAGTAGGAAATGGCGAGGAACGGTTTAGGGAAGATCCGTTACGAATCATTCGGGCACTCCGCTTTAGCAGTCAACTTGGGTTCACCATTCATCCCACTACTATTGAACATATTCTAAAAGTGAAGCATGAAATGAAAGGGCTGGCGGTGGAACGGATAACGAAAGAGTTTGCGAAATTATTTGCTGGAGACTTTGTTCAACAAGGGTTAGCTTATGTAGTTGATTTGAATATTTATCAGCACTTACCTGTATTTGAAAAAGCTCCGTCTTTAATTCAACAGTTACCCAAAAAGATTCAGCCTTTGCCTTACTTTCACGAAGTGCTTGTCCTATTTCACTTTCTAGATCGAACGATTGCCCTATCGACATGGGTAAAAGCTTGGAAATGCTCCAATAAGCATAAAAATGCTGCTTCTGTTCTTATCAGGCAGCTGGATGAATTACAAACAAACGGCTTAACACCTTGGCTCGTCTATCAATTGCCAGAATCGCTATATAATGGTTTTATTAGGCTGGTAAATTGCTTATGTTCCGAACAAGATATTTCTTTAGAACAGTTAGTACAAATCGAGCAAACACTACCGATTCAATCAAGAACGGATATGCAAATGAACGGAAGAGACATTGTTGCTTTATTTCCTCGTTATAAAAAAGGTCCCTGGATTGAGCAACTGCTCCATAGACTTGAGCAACAAATTGTAGCAGGTCAGTTACCTAATGATTATTACACGATAAAGGAATGGATAAGATGCAATCCACCCGCAATCAATTAA
- the mgsA gene encoding methylglyoxal synthase, translated as MNIALIAHDKKKQDMVNFTTAYQYILKDHDLYATGTTGSRIREATGLDVHLFQSGPLGGDQQIGAMIANDEMDMVIFFRDPLTAQPHEPDISALMRLCDVYHIPLATNIAASEIFIRGLEKGDFQWREIVKLKKEQEKQA; from the coding sequence ATGAATATTGCTTTAATTGCTCATGATAAAAAGAAGCAAGATATGGTTAATTTTACAACGGCTTATCAATATATTTTAAAAGATCATGATTTATATGCTACAGGAACAACAGGAAGTAGGATTCGTGAAGCAACAGGTCTTGACGTTCATTTATTCCAATCAGGTCCGTTAGGTGGCGACCAGCAAATTGGGGCCATGATTGCAAATGATGAAATGGATATGGTGATTTTTTTTCGCGATCCATTAACTGCCCAACCTCATGAACCTGATATTAGTGCTTTAATGCGTCTGTGTGACGTTTATCATATACCGCTCGCAACCAATATTGCTGCCTCGGAAATTTTTATTCGCGGACTAGAAAAAGGGGATTTTCAATGGCGGGAAATTGTCAAACTGAAGAAGGAACAGGAAAAGCAAGCATGA
- the dapB gene encoding 4-hydroxy-tetrahydrodipicolinate reductase produces MTINIVIAGPRGKMGSEAVKMVMNEPDFRLVACIDHKNNGKTLDTILPEVDRAIPIYEDAQACFQNHKNTDVLIELSVPAAGYKHTKTALEHKVRPVVGTTGFTETQLKEVDAFAQQQNVGCMIIPNFAVGAVLMMKFAKMAATYFPDVDIIEKHHDQKLDAPSGTAIKTAELIRENRQSKKQGHPEEKETIPGARGADLDGIKLHSVRLPGLVAHQEVIFGSPGQTLTIKHDSMNRASFMDGIKLCVNRVMEIKGLIYGLETIL; encoded by the coding sequence ATGACAATTAATATTGTAATTGCTGGCCCCAGAGGAAAAATGGGCTCTGAAGCAGTAAAAATGGTAATGAATGAGCCGGATTTCCGCTTGGTCGCCTGCATTGATCATAAAAATAATGGTAAAACATTAGACACTATTCTTCCAGAAGTGGACCGTGCAATTCCGATCTATGAGGACGCTCAGGCATGCTTTCAAAACCATAAAAACACAGATGTCCTTATTGAATTATCAGTGCCTGCAGCAGGCTATAAGCATACAAAAACAGCCCTTGAGCATAAAGTTCGCCCTGTAGTAGGTACGACAGGATTTACGGAAACGCAGTTAAAAGAAGTAGATGCGTTTGCACAACAACAAAATGTTGGATGTATGATTATCCCCAATTTTGCAGTTGGAGCAGTATTAATGATGAAATTTGCTAAAATGGCGGCTACTTACTTCCCAGATGTAGATATTATTGAAAAGCACCATGATCAAAAATTAGATGCCCCTTCTGGAACAGCTATTAAAACTGCGGAACTAATTAGAGAAAACCGTCAATCGAAAAAACAAGGTCATCCAGAAGAGAAAGAGACTATCCCCGGAGCAAGAGGTGCTGATCTAGATGGCATCAAGCTTCATAGCGTTCGCCTTCCAGGCTTAGTTGCACATCAGGAGGTTATTTTTGGCAGCCCTGGACAAACCTTAACCATTAAACATGATTCCATGAACCGGGCTTCCTTTATGGACGGAATTAAACTCTGTGTCAATAGAGTAATGGAAATAAAAGGTTTAATATACGGGTTAGAAACAATTTTATAA